The stretch of DNA CTGAAGGTGCGATGGTCATTGCGCATGCAAAATCAATGTTAAAACAAGAGCGGTTGTTCCAAGATAAAATTAAGGCACATGTTGGCGCGATTAATGGTACACTATCTATTGGTTGTTCTTCATTAGTTGGGCAAACAGTTTTGCCAGAAGTATTAAATCGTTATACTGCGGCATTTCCAAATGTTGAAATTCAATTGCAAGTAGGGTCGAGCGAGCATATTAAAGTTAATCACAATGATTATCACATTATGATTGTCCGCGGGAATCAACTTTTAAATATGCACAATGATCATTTAATGGACGACCAACACTACTTTATTTTCCCGAAAAATAAGGAAGAAGAGTTACATAAGTTACCATTCATTGAATTTCAGGCCGATCCGGTTTATATTAACCAAATTAAAACATGGTACCAACAGCATATGTCTCAAGACTACCGTGCCCAAATCAAAGTGGATCAAGTCGCAACTTGTAAAGCGTTATTATTGAGCGGCGTTGGTGTAACAATTTTGCCAGAAATTATGGCAAAAGATTTAGATCCGGAACAATTTGCAATGTTAAAAGTAGATATAGAGGAGCGGTCATTGGTACGTTCTACTTACTTAAGCTATGACATGAGTATGGTGCAATTGCCACAAGTCAGTGCATTTATCGATGTGTTTAAACAGTATTTAAATATTGAAAATTTTGAGCACTAACATGTGTTTGGAATGATATATGGCTTAAATTTTTTATGGAAGTTCATTCAAAATGATAGAAGGGAGTGCAATCATGTTTCGTGAATTATTAACGATAAAAAATTATCAACTTTTTCTCGTCAATATGATGTTGATTGGAATGGGAATTGCCATTACAGTCCCATTTTTTGTGTTATTTGCGACGAATCAACTTGGGATGACCACGCATCAATTTGGTTTGTTACTGGCACTTGCCGCGATGAGTCAATTTGCAATTAATAGTATTGTCGCACGTTTTTCAGATACACATGCCATTAATAGAAAATTGTTGATTATTGCAGGTTTATTAATGGGCGCAATCAGTTTTATTTTACCTTTTTTTGTTCATTCAGTCGTATGGTTTATTATTTTATTTGCGATATTTCAAGGGTTATTCGCACCGGCTATGCCACAACTGTACGCATCTGCACGAGAATCAATCAACCAATCAACGTCAAGTAGTCGCGCGATCTTTGCGAATTCAGTCTTACGTTCAATGTTTTCATTTGGCTTTTTATTTGGGCCGTTAGTGGGGAACATCTTAAATCAAATATGGGGTTACAGCGGTCTGTTTATCGGCACAGTGGTCATTATTTTGACTGCTTTACTATTACAATTTTTCTTTTTTAAAGACGTCAAGGTCACAAAACCAATACGTGAACGTGCAGTGACTGAACAGAATGCTCCATCATTGCTCACACATCGTTATTTAATCATCCCTTTCATCGCATTTGTGCTATTACATATTGGTCAATGGATGTATACGCTCAACATGCCTCTTTTTGTGACACAATATTTGAATGAAGAAGAGAAATATGTCGGTCACCTTGCGAGTTTATGTGCAGGATTAGAGGTCCCTTTTATGATTCTTTTAGGAATGGTTGCAAGTAAGATTCAAACGCGAACATTGTTAGCGATAGCGGCGATATGTGGAAGCTTGTTTTTTGGTAGCATTGGTTTATTTGACAGCATACGCATGATGCTTGTCGGCCAAATCCTGCTGGCTGCTTTTTTAGCAGTATTGCTCGGTATAGGCATCAGTTATTTCCAGGACGTGTTACCTCAGTTTCCAGGATACGCATCAACGCTATTCGCGAATGCGATGGTATTAGGCCAATTGTTGGGGAATTTGTTAGGGGGGGCAATGAGTCATTGGGTCGGATTAGGAAATGTATTTTATGTTTCTGCACTCTCTTTATCATGTGGTTTTGTGTTGATTTTATTTACTAAGTCTCATTCAAAATCGGTACAAACGACGGGTTAGTCCAGAGTGGATGACGACATGGCTGCGAGTTAGGATGTTGGCGTTTCACCTTATATAACATGGTGAGGCGTCAATGTTGTGTGAACGGTTGTACAGAAGAAATATCAGATAGGATTTGAAGCCATTCATATTACCCGAGACGTGCGTAGTCAGTGACAGCAACGTCTCGGATGTTTTTATGAGGTGTACATCTTTGTTGTCTAACGGTGTGCAGTGATACGTGAATTAACGCCATGAAGCACGATTTTCATTATCATCGCGTCGATATTTCAATAAACCTATTGGAACAATAATAAAAGATGCAATAATGAATACCCAATCACTGACGTGAATATACGGACCAAATTGTAAAAAATTTTGGGGGATAAAGAAAATAATAAAAATCAACACAATCAGTGTAATCAGTGCGAAATAACCAAACAACCATGTCAGACGAGAATAACTGAACGCCTGTAATTGGATCATTTTAAAGCAAGCCCAAATAAATAAAAAGGTGGTGAATATGCCCGTAATAAAAGTGAGTGGG from Staphylococcus lutrae encodes:
- a CDS encoding sugar efflux transporter, which encodes MFRELLTIKNYQLFLVNMMLIGMGIAITVPFFVLFATNQLGMTTHQFGLLLALAAMSQFAINSIVARFSDTHAINRKLLIIAGLLMGAISFILPFFVHSVVWFIILFAIFQGLFAPAMPQLYASARESINQSTSSSRAIFANSVLRSMFSFGFLFGPLVGNILNQIWGYSGLFIGTVVIILTALLLQFFFFKDVKVTKPIRERAVTEQNAPSLLTHRYLIIPFIAFVLLHIGQWMYTLNMPLFVTQYLNEEEKYVGHLASLCAGLEVPFMILLGMVASKIQTRTLLAIAAICGSLFFGSIGLFDSIRMMLVGQILLAAFLAVLLGIGISYFQDVLPQFPGYASTLFANAMVLGQLLGNLLGGAMSHWVGLGNVFYVSALSLSCGFVLILFTKSHSKSVQTTG
- a CDS encoding LysR family transcriptional regulator, whose translation is MKIDDYRLLLTLDETRTLRKAAERLYISQPAVTQRLKSIERHFGVDIFIRTKKQLITTTEGAMVIAHAKSMLKQERLFQDKIKAHVGAINGTLSIGCSSLVGQTVLPEVLNRYTAAFPNVEIQLQVGSSEHIKVNHNDYHIMIVRGNQLLNMHNDHLMDDQHYFIFPKNKEEELHKLPFIEFQADPVYINQIKTWYQQHMSQDYRAQIKVDQVATCKALLLSGVGVTILPEIMAKDLDPEQFAMLKVDIEERSLVRSTYLSYDMSMVQLPQVSAFIDVFKQYLNIENFEH